The following coding sequences lie in one Lolium perenne isolate Kyuss_39 chromosome 2, Kyuss_2.0, whole genome shotgun sequence genomic window:
- the LOC139835115 gene encoding uncharacterized protein gives MNTQRLELIRKRREEDDEEFMFLLLPILHYHKRSRRGKVERTQRHSSVLYGMQRVQGILDGHVKNCRVAYRMEPHIFRSLASYLRREKLLKDKRIKVEEKLAIFLYMLSHNASFEDLQLEFQHSNRTFHKCIREFFNIIPILSRRFLKPPIIDHPHPRIANDYRFFPYFENCIGAIDGTHVPISISPHLAAPFRNRKGTLSHNVMIVSDFDLNVTYISCGWEGSATDARVLRSAKATGFTVPPGKFYLVDGGYANTEKFLAPYRGVRYHLKEWGHGHHRPQNYQELFNHRHALMRNSVERNIGILKKRFPILHVATFHKLNNQVKIPAATAILHNIIRSQHGDEEWLDHEDEDLIPVANHVDLPNGDDNHQGNNLAGNNL, from the exons ATGAATACACAAAGGCTAGAGCTTATTAGGAAGAGGAGAGAGGAAGATGACGAGGAGTTCATGTTCTTACTTTTACCAATATTGCACTATCACAAAAGGAGTAGAAGAGGGAAAGTAGAGAGAACGCAACGGCATAGCTCTGTCTTGTATGGCATGCAACGTGTTCAAGGAATCCTTGATGGACATGTTAAGAATTGCCGGGTAGCCTATAGGATGGAGCCACACATTTTCAGATCCTTGGCATCCTATCTTAGAAGAGAAAAATTATTGAAGGACAAAAGGATTAAGGTTGAAGAAAAACTAGCTATTTTCCTCTACATGTTGTCACACAATGCCTCTTTCGAAGATCTGCAATTGGAGTTCCAACACAGCAACCGCACCTTCCACAAGTGCATAAGAGAGTTCTTCAACATCATCCCTATCCTAAGTAGGCGATTTCTGAAGCCTCCCATTATTGACCATCCTCATCCAAGAATAGCTAATGATTACCGTTTCTTCCCCTACTTCGAG AATTGCATAGGGGCAATTGATGGAACACATGTGCCTATTTCCATATCACCGCACCTTGCTGCACCATTCCGAAATAGAAAGGGAACCCTCAGCCACAACGTAATGATAGTTAGTGACTTCGACCTTAACGTCACATACATCTCTTGTGGTTGGGAGGGTTCGGCCACAGATGCTCGAGTCCTTCGCTCTGCAAAGGCCACTGGTTTTACAGTACCTCCTGGGAAGTTTTACCTAGTTGATGGAGGATACGCAAACACGGAGAAATTCCTCGCCCCATACCGTGGCGTGCGGTATCACTTGAAGGAATGGGGCCATGGACACCATCGCCCACAAAACTACCAAGAGCTATTTAATCACCGTCACGCTCTGATGCGAAACAGTGTGGAAAGGAACATAGGAATACTAAAGAAGAGGTTTCCTATCCTACATGTTGCCACATTCCACAAACTGAACAACCAAGTGAAAATCCCTGCGGCTACTGCAATCTTGCACAACATAATCAGAAGTCAACATGGTGACGAAGAGTGGCTtgaccatgaagatgaagaccttaTTCCTGTTGCTAACCATGTTGATTTGCCCAATGGGGATGATAACCACCAAGGAAACAACCTTGCAGGCAATAACTTGTGA